The Bacillota bacterium DNA window GGAACTAAAGGGCAGATTCCCCGGCTTCTCTGGTTCGAATCCGGACTGCGTTCGCGACGGGGTAGATAAAGATTTTACCATCGCCAATCTCGCCTGTTTGGGCTGCCTCACAGATCAGTTGAACAACCTGCTCTACCTCTTCATCTTTTAAAACAACTTCAACTTTCACCTTCGGCAGCAGATTAATGGGGGTTTCCACGCCCCGGTACACCTCTGTCCAGCCCCGCTGGGAGCCACACCCCATTACCTGGGAAACAGTCATACCGTGGTGGCCAAACCTGTCGAGGGTCTCCTTGACCTTGTCCAGTCTGTCGGGCCTGATGATGCACTCCAGCTTGGTCACTTTTTCTTACCCTCCTTTGCCTTAGAAAATGTGGTCGTAGGCACGTTCTCCGTGCATGGGGAGATCGAGTCCTCTAATCTCCTCCTCGGCGGTTGCCCGGAGTTTTACGACGGCACCCACCACTTTCAGGAGCACGAAAGTGGCGACCGCAGCAAACAACCAACTCGCCATCACACCGACGAACTGCACCCAGAGCTGGCCCGGGTTCCCAAAGAAGAGGCCGTTGGCGCCAGCCGGGTTGATGGCCCTGGAAGCAAACAACCCGGTGGCAAGGGCGCCCCAGGTGCCGCCAATTCCGTGTACACCAAAGACATCCAAAGAATCATCGTAACCAAGTCTGACCTTCAAAACACTCACCGCAAGGTAGCAAACCACACCGGCCACAAGACCGATCACCACTGCCGGTACTACGCCTACGTAACCCGAGGCCGGAGTAATGGCCACAAGGCCGGCCACACACCCGCTGGCAGCCCCCAGTACGGTGGGCTTCCCGTGATGAATCCACTCCGTAAATACCCAGGCCAGGGCCGCAGCGGCGGCCGAGGTATTGGTTACCACAAAGGCACTGGCGGCCAGCCCGTTTGCCGAAAGGGCGCTTCCGGCATTGAAGCCGAACCAGCCGAACCAGAGAAGGGCTGCCCCCAGCACCGTCATAGGAAGGTCGTGGGGAACCATCGGTTCACTCCTGTAGCCCAAGCGTCTGCCTAAAACAAGGGCCGTGATCAAACCCGAAACTCCAGAGCTGATATGAACAACAGTGCCCCCGGCAAAATCAAGGGCTCCTAGATTGCGAAGCCAGCCGCCGACTCCCCACACCCAGTGCGCCAGCGGGTCGTAGATAAAGGTGGTCCACAGCAGAGTGAAGACGAGAAAGGCTGGAAAACGCATCCTTTCTGCAAAAGATCCCGTGATTAAAGCTGCAGTAATAACGGCAAACATCAGCTGAAAAGCCATAAAGGCCAGGTGGGGGATCGTCGCGGCATAGTCAGGATTAGGATCCAGGCCTACCCCCTTCAAGCCCAGCCAGGAAAGTTGTCCCAGCAAGTGCATTTTATCGGGGCCGAAAGCCAGGCTGTAGCCAAAAAGCACCCACTGGACGGAAACCAGACAGATGATAATGAAGCTCTGCATGATGGTGCTCAAAACATTCTTACGCCGCACCATCCCGCCGTAAAAGAGCGCCAGGCCCGGTGTCATCAACATCACCAGGGCAGCAGAGAGCAGCACAAAAGTAGTATCACCTGTATCTACAGGGGATCCGTTAGCCCAGGCTAAACCGGAGGCCCCTAGCCAAAAGAGAAGCAAGAAAAATCCAGCCTGAATCAACCGTCTGAGCATAAAAACAACCCCCTCAAGTATTTTCAGCAACCCTGCAATTAATATTGAGGCAGAATTATTGAGGCAAGCCGTAATTCACCACCCCCTTCTCCCAAACAGGCCAGAAACGCAAAAGGCCCCTGCCTTCGGGAACTGCCTCGTTCCCAAAACAGGGGCCTCGCTGCCTTGCCGGTTCCGCAGCCCTGCGGACGCCCGGCCCGATCTTTTTGCGGCAGAGCCGGGAAACGGTGCGGGAACGCAAAATCCCCGCATTTTTGCGGGGACTTCCTCATCCCGGGTCCGGCGCCTGCGCCGCAACATCTTCGTTTGTCTTTATTTTACATGAGTCTCTCAAAAATACAACCCCTTTGGGAAAAGTATTTTGTATACTTTTTAATCATCATCCTAATGCTTAAAAAATGTCCCCCCGTAAAACCCTCTCGACGTTCTGCAGGAAGCGCTCGCGCCAGGGTCGCATCTTTCTCCATTGCGCCCGGGTCTCCCGAAGCAGTGCCTCAGCGGCCCCGAGCCCGCCAAAAGCCGCCAGCTCATCCGCGTAAACCCGGGCCCATTCTTCTATCATCTCCGGCGTCACCTCTAGGTGAAACTGAAGCGCCCAGGCGTAACCCCCCGCGTAAATGCCCCATAGACAAACGCCTGGTTGCTGCAGGTTTCGCCCCTGGCAAGCAAAAACGCTCCGTCTGGTAAACTAAAAGTATCTTCATGCCATTGGAAAACGTCGAACTCCGGAGGCATTCCGGCGAAAAGGGGAACAACCCGGCCTGCCGGAGTCAGGCGGACCGGGTACCAGCCGATCTCCTTGACCGGATTCGGCCTTACATTTGCTCCCAGCGCCCGGGCGATCAGCTGACCACCCAGGCAGATCCCCAGCGTCGGCAGCCGTAGTGATACCGCCTTCTTTATTAACTCCTGCACCTGAAAAAGATAGGGGAAGGTTTCTTCTTCATCGGCTCCCATCGGCCCGC harbors:
- a CDS encoding P-II family nitrogen regulator, with amino-acid sequence MTKLECIIRPDRLDKVKETLDRFGHHGMTVSQVMGCGSQRGWTEVYRGVETPINLLPKVKVEVVLKDEEVEQVVQLICEAAQTGEIGDGKIFIYPVANAVRIRTREAGESAL
- a CDS encoding ammonium transporter, encoding MLRRLIQAGFFLLLFWLGASGLAWANGSPVDTGDTTFVLLSAALVMLMTPGLALFYGGMVRRKNVLSTIMQSFIIICLVSVQWVLFGYSLAFGPDKMHLLGQLSWLGLKGVGLDPNPDYAATIPHLAFMAFQLMFAVITAALITGSFAERMRFPAFLVFTLLWTTFIYDPLAHWVWGVGGWLRNLGALDFAGGTVVHISSGVSGLITALVLGRRLGYRSEPMVPHDLPMTVLGAALLWFGWFGFNAGSALSANGLAASAFVVTNTSAAAAALAWVFTEWIHHGKPTVLGAASGCVAGLVAITPASGYVGVVPAVVIGLVAGVVCYLAVSVLKVRLGYDDSLDVFGVHGIGGTWGALATGLFASRAINPAGANGLFFGNPGQLWVQFVGVMASWLFAAVATFVLLKVVGAVVKLRATAEEEIRGLDLPMHGERAYDHIF